Proteins encoded by one window of Aspergillus puulaauensis MK2 DNA, chromosome 4, nearly complete sequence:
- a CDS encoding PhzF family phenazine biosynthesis protein (COG:S;~EggNog:ENOG410PQ7A;~InterPro:IPR003719;~PFAM:PF02567;~go_function: GO:0003824 - catalytic activity [Evidence IEA];~go_process: GO:0009058 - biosynthetic process [Evidence IEA]) → MSPEPASFVTLDVFTAKGFAGNQLAVIKVREDRLSTKQKQSIAREFNFSETVFLHYDSPSQPPKLEIFTPVNEMHFAGHPVIGLGHVLFRGLLVDLPVSGTAEGEGFRTQTVITKAGPVGIHYNPGSQIVSAEIPHNVHLHSNPVPVENLVRTQLGLQAAAKAGRLQTEYPVLSIVKGVTYVLADLTDAPEVFAGIAAGPSPTVDLDEGWSPSFAGVMYYRHIGSTHTEQGTMVQQLRVRMIAIDLEDPACGSGSAALAAYLSLQDGSRNGKHRYIIDQGSEIERQSNITVEVLLNERGDGISSILLAGQAALVTEGRIHLPE, encoded by the exons ATGTCTCCAGAACCTGCATCCTTTG TTACCCTCGACGTCTTCACAGCCAAAGGATTCGCTGGTAATCAGTTGGCCGTCATCAAGGTCAGGGAAGACCGTCTGTCCACAAAGCAGAAACAATCAATTGCGAGGGAATTCAATTTCTCTGAAACCGTTTTCCTTCACTATGACAGCCCAAGCCAACCCCCCAAACTTGAGATATTCACGCCCGTGAACGAGATGCATTTCGCAGGTCATCCGGTTATCGGACTCGGACATGTTCTCTTTCGAGGATTGCTGGTGGATCTGCCCGTCTCTGGAAcagcagagggagagggcttTAGGACACAGACTGTCATAACAAAGGCAGGACCTGTTGGCATTCACTACAATCCTGGCAGCCAAATTGTTTCGGCTGAGATCCCACATAATGTGCATCTTCACTCGAACCCCGTTCCCGTGGAAAACCTCGTGCGTACCCAATTAGGTCTCCAAGCGGCTGCAAAGGCCGGGCGTCTGCAGACAGAATATCCCGTTCTATCGATCGTCAAGGGGGTCACATATGTCCTCGCAGACCTGACTGATGCACCGGAGGTTTTCGCTGGCATTGCTGCAGGCCCAAGTCCTACTGTTGATCTGGATGAAGGATGGAGCCCATCATTTGCTGGTGTAATGTATTATCGCCACATTGGTTCTACCCACACAGAACAAGGGACAATGGTACAACAGCTTCGTGTCCGCATGATCGCCATTGATCTCGAGGATCCTGCGTGCGGCAGCGGGTCCGCCGCTTTGGCTGCCTATCTGTCCCTTCAAGATGGCAGCAGAAATGGAAAACACCGATACATTATCGACCAGGGATCCGAGATTGAGCGGCAGAGCAATATCACTGTGGAGGTACTCCTGAACGAGCGGGGAGATGGTATATCGTCGATTCTTCTCGCTGGCCAAGCAGCACTAGTGACAGAGGGAAGAATTCACCTTCCGGAATGA
- a CDS encoding glycoside hydrolase family 27 protein (COG:G;~EggNog:ENOG410PG7S;~InterPro:IPR002241,IPR041233,IPR017853,IPR013780, IPR013785;~PFAM:PF17801;~go_function: GO:0003824 - catalytic activity [Evidence IEA];~go_function: GO:0004553 - hydrolase activity, hydrolyzing O-glycosyl compounds [Evidence IEA];~go_process: GO:0005975 - carbohydrate metabolic process [Evidence IEA]) → MKDLGLVDAGYNSFLFDDCMTEKARDSNGRLVADAGKFPHGLQRLTSQLKSVGISSSAYSDAGHWTCAGYPGSYGHEAQDLETWEAWGFDYLKYDNCFIPFDNVTQENVYGRYKRMADAIANRAARNYSQPFQFSLCEWGWQQPWIWARQLGQSWRVNGDIKPWWSSIASIINTASFVSSATDFYGRNDFDILEVGNYGQGEPHGNMTFEEEKSHFTAWALLKSPLLISANLTNVPRQSIEILSNKDLLRINQDPHVGASISPFRWGINPDFTFNETHPAQYWTGNSSYGVVFMLLNTLDTYEVMSFNLTESWAIRAGRLYDVYDMWSHTHNGTAYRNITVKLPPHGVAALLLNDAGPEESGIEPYCAGWWQCSYPNGTYYSN, encoded by the exons ATGAAGGATCTGGGCCTCGTCGACGCAGGCTATAACTCGTTTCTGTTTGATGATTGCATGACCGA AAAGGCCCGCGATTCCAACGGCCGATTAGTCGCCGACGCCGGGAAGTTCCCTCATGGACTCCAGCGGCTTACCTCCCAATTGAAGTCAGTTGGGATATCGTCGAGCGCGTACTCGGACGCTGGCCACTGGACATGTGCCGGGTACCCTGGATCATACGGCCATGAGGCGCAAGACCTGGAGACCTGGGAGGCATGGGGGTTCGACTACCTGAAGTACGACAATTGCTTCATCCCCTTCGACAACGTCACTCAGGAGAATGTCTATGGGCGGTACAAGCGCATGGCTGATGCTATTGCTAACCGTGCTGCGAGAAATTACTCCCAGCCGTTCCAGTTCTCTCTCTGCGAGTGGGGATGGCAGCAACCCTGGATCTGGGCCCGCCAGCTGGGCCAGAGCTGGCGCGTCAACGGCGATATTAAACCCTGGTGGAGCTCAATTGCCAGTATCATCAACACGGCTTCCTTTGTGTCATCCGCTACGGACTTTTACGGCCGCAATGACTTTGACATCCTGGAGGTTGGAAATTACGGTCAGGGCGAGCCACACGGAAACATGACATTTGAAGAGGAAAAGAGCCACTTCACGGCTTGGGCCCTGCTGAAATCGCCGCTGCTAATCAGTGCTAATCTGACCAATGTCCCCCGGCAGAGTATTGAGATATTGTCAAACAAGGatctcctccgcatcaaccaAGATCCCCATGTCGGCGCCAGCATTAGTCCCTTCCGCTGGGGCATTAACCCGGACTTTACGTTCAACGAAACTCATCCCGCTCAGTACTGGACCGGGAACTCGAGTTACGGGGTGGTATTCATGCTCCTGAACACGCTCGACACATATGAAGTCATGAGCTTCAATCTCACGGAAAGCTGGGCCATCCGCGCGGGCAGACTGTACGACGTCTATGACATGTGGAGCCACACCCACAATGGGACAGCATATCGAAATATCACGGTCAAGCTACCGCCGCATGGAGTCGCGGCGCTGCTTCTGAACGATGCCGGCCCTGAGGAGAGTGGCATTGAACCGTACTGTGCTGGTTGGTGGCAGTGCTCTTACCCAAATGGCACATATTATAGCAACTGA
- a CDS encoding uncharacterized protein (CAZy:GH26;~COG:G;~EggNog:ENOG410PGZP;~InterPro:IPR017853,IPR016714,IPR022790,IPR000805;~PFAM:PF02156;~SECRETED:SignalP(1-22);~go_function: GO:0004553 - hydrolase activity, hydrolyzing O-glycosyl compounds [Evidence IEA];~go_function: GO:0016985 - mannan endo-1,4-beta-mannosidase activity [Evidence IEA];~go_process: GO:0006080 - substituted mannan metabolic process [Evidence IEA]) produces MKFSNSLFSAAAGLGLLVQAQAAALAGPVNRNASTSARRLLTYLNKTTSNGTTLSGQQELEDAEWLAQNVGHSPAVLGVDLMDYSPSRVELGAKSHAVEDAISYSKRGGIITICWHWGSPSGSNTSTPDAWYNNFYTEGTTFNLSSAIQPSSPDYKLLVRDIDAIAKQLARFNDTPILFRPLHEADGGWFWWGASGPEPCKALYYLLFDRLTRTHGLNNLLWVWNSKVPEWYPGNDFVDVVSVDVYADKGDHSSQIADYRALQNLTGNSTKPIALGEVGNIPDPEQMHKDGAKWAYWLTWNGDFIRGEDKNPSQFKKKVYSSRFVGTLE; encoded by the exons ATGAAGTTCTCCAACTCGCTTTTCTCCGCCGCGGCCGGACTAGGCCTCCTGGTGCAGGCCCAAGCCGCTGCTCTCGCCGGGCCTGTGAACCGCAACGCATCTACTTCTGCGCGCAGGCTCCTGACCTATCTCAACAAGACCACAAGCAACGGTACCACGCTCTCCGGCCAACAGGAACTTGAAGATGCCGAATGGCTGGCCCAAAACGTGGGTCACTCCCCCGCAGTCCTGGGAGTCGACTTGATGGACTACTCGCCATCAAGGGTGGAGCTCGGTGCCAAATCCCACGCTGTCGAAGACGCCATCTCATACTCCAAGCGCGGCGGCATCATTACTATCTGTTGGCACTGGG GCTCTCCCTCCGGATCGAACACCTCGACCCCGGACGCATGGTACAACAACTTCTACACCGAGGGCACCACATTCAACCTCTCTTCGGCCATCCAGCCATCGTCTCCCGATTACAAGCTGCTAGTCCGTGACATCGACGCTATCGCCAAGCAGCTCGCCCGGTTTAACGACACCCCCATCCTTTTCCGTCCTCTTCATGAGGCTGATGGCGGCTGGTTCTGGTGGGGGGCATCCGGCCCTGAGCCTTGCAAGGCTCTTTACTATCTGCTCTTCGATAGACTTACCAGGACTCACGGCCTTAACAACCTCCTCTGGGTGTGGAACTCTAAAGTACCTGAGTGGTACCCCGGGAACGACTTTGTGGATGTTGTCAGCGTCGATGTTTATGCAGACAAGGGCGACCATTCATCGCAGATTGCCGATTACAGAGCTCTTCAGAATCTAACTGGCAACTCTACAAAGCCAATTGCACTAGGCGAGGTTGGAAACATCCCTGACCCTGAGCAGATGCACAAGGACGGTGCGAAGTGGGCGTACTGGCTTACATGGAACGGGGACTTTATCCGCGGCGAGGACAAGAACCCTTCCCAgttcaagaagaaggtctaTTCTTCCAGATTTGTTGGTACCTTGGAATAG
- a CDS encoding uncharacterized protein (COG:S;~EggNog:ENOG410PJA0;~InterPro:IPR029058;~TransMembrane:3 (i12-32o52-72i255-271o)) — MIGESTTEYLFIRICILFLHNIAPISILYSTQLLLVQFVHLPNYLEHLPYPIQIWLTTEAIFLITFIIPLKYNLHHSTICHRPLSAEGREKLFRRCIASVPNLEKYLSRWLLVSEAEYIKRDNVKDFVRWAFFRPDYKHKWDQHDEVEVEAYTTEIEKLIGQKLAPGRIDLKGLGQLLHETTGSHRSLLWYTCVFVVDTVTYCKMLYNGFHFHRSSLSRFFNIFPIRPLTLFTAYQSPAQHLTYWHRQHTSTKRLPVLFIHGIGVGLYPYMNFLQELNSELETGANNDGEVGIIALEIMPISSRITHPALERHVMIREILQIVQYHRWSRFVLVSHSYGSIIAAHLLKSDLFDTLIGPMVFIDPVAFLLHLPDVTYNFTVRQPARANEYLLWYFGSKDIGVAHTLSRRFSWIDNIIWRENLRIKGEKNQEGRNVTVALSGKDAIVATETVAQYLVGSLSDRPSTRGWKNKSWIGYGLELLWYEQLDHAQIFSFKDTRWPVIRAISVYSGAG, encoded by the exons aTGATTGGAGAATCTACCACTGAGTACCTCTTTATCCGGATTTGTATCCTATTTCTTCATAACATTGCACCAATCAGTATTTTATACAGCACTCAGTTACTCCTTGTTCAATTCGTTCATCTGCCAAATTATCTTGAACACCTCCCTTACCCGATTCAAATATGGCTCACTACAGAGGCAATCTTTTTAATCACTTTCATCATACCACTCAAATACAATCTCCATCACTCTACTATTTGCCACAGACCTTTGTCCGCGGAGGGCAGGGAGAAACTGTTCAGACGTTGCATCGCGAGCGTGCCAAACCTAGAGAAATATCTCAGCCGATGGCTTTTAGTATCAGAAGCCGAATACATCAAACGTGATAATGTTAAAGACTTTGTCAGATGGGCATTCTTCAGACCTGACTATAAGCATAAGTGGGACCAACATGACGAGGTGGAAGTCGAGGCCTATACAACAGAAATTGAGAAGCTGATTGGACAAAAATTGGCACCAGGAAGGATAGATTTGAAAGGTCTTGGACAGCTTCTACATGAAACAACCGGCTCGCATCGCAGTCTGCTATGGTACACT TGtgtctttgttgttgacACGGTAACATACTGCAAGATGCTATACAATGGATTCCACTTCCATCGCAGCTCCCTCTCGCGATTCTTTAACATCTTTCCAATTCGCCCCCTCACGCTATTCACGGCATACCAATCACCAGCGCAGCATCTCACGTACTGGCATCGACAGCATACATCCACAAAACGGCTACCTGTACTATTCATACATGGTATTGGAGTTGGCCTGTACCCTTACATGAACTTCCTTCAAGAGCTCAACAGCGAGCTAGAGACGGGAGCAAATAATGATGGTGAGGTCGGTATCATTGCACTTGAGATCATGCCAATAAGCTCTCGGATAACCCATCCCGCTTTAGAAAGGCATGTGATGATCCGTGAGATTTTGCAGATTGTGCAGTATCATAGGTGGAGCAGATTCGTGCTTGTATCCCATTCTTATGGTTCCATAATTGCTGCACACCTTCTCAAGTCTGATCTGTTTGATACGCTCATCGGACCTATGGTCTTCATCGACCCAGTCgcatttctcctccaccttccTGACGTGACATACAACTTCACAGTCCGCCAGCCAGCACGAGCCAATGAATACCTGCTATGGTACTTTGGGAGTAAAGATATAGGAGTTGCCCATACATTGTCACGGAGATTTTCCTGGATTGACAACATAATCTGGAGGGAGAATCTCCGGATAAAAGGCGAAAAGAACCAAGAGGGTAGAAACGTCACAGTAGCTTTAAGTGGCAAGGATGCGATTGTAGCCACTGAAACAGTGGCACAGTACTTGGTGGGTTCATTATCTGATCGACCATCAACACGTGGATGGAAAAACAAGTCCTGGATTGGATACGGGCTTGAACTGCTGTGGTATGAACAGTTGGATCATGCTCAGATATTTTCTTTTAAGGATACTAGGTGGCCAGTCATTCGGGCGATCTCTGTATATTCAGGTGCAGGTTGA
- the TPS1 gene encoding trehalose-6-phosphate synthase (CAZy:GT20;~COG:G;~EggNog:ENOG410PFBQ;~InterPro:IPR001830;~PFAM:PF00982;~go_function: GO:0003824 - catalytic activity [Evidence IEA];~go_process: GO:0005992 - trehalose biosynthetic process [Evidence IEA]) produces MAPPPSLIIVSNRLPITIKKLNPEGYECSQSTGGLAGALGGLAKSMPFRWFGWPGLEIPQDDEEIVRQKAANYDVLPVFLNNHLAQKYYNGFSNSILWPLFHYQLHEMVRMDKDDWDAYVEVNLLFAKVITSQLNDGDVIWVHDYHLMLLPQFLRESTRQSGISIKMGFFLHTPFPSSEVLRILPMKKKILTALLHCDLVGFHTESYARHFLDSCSQILKLPTSSSHVPFHDSNVTVGVFPIGIEPERFAETIEKSDVQERIGALSRRYQGAKLIVSVDRLDYIKGVPQKLKALETFLTQYPEWVGKVVLMQVAVPTREDVEEYQGLKTEVNELVGRLNGKHGSIEFSPVSFLNRSLEFEEIVALYAASDVCLVSSTRDGMNLVCLEYIACQRLKHGSLVLSEFAGAAEVLNEGIIFNPWDVEESVNAIYEALTMGEEERSRIFKSQEEFVLRNTSAAWGKEFTDCLMKA; encoded by the exons ATGGCCCCGCCTCCCAGTCTCATTATTGTTTCAAACCGTTTGCCAATCAcgatcaagaagctgaacccCGAAGGCTATGAGTGCTCTCAATCAACTGGTGGCCTAGCCGGCGCTCTCGGCGGCCTAGCGAAATCGATGCCTTTCCGTTGGTTTGGATGGCCAGGGCTTGAAATACCtcaggatgacgaggagatTGTAAGGCAGAAGGCAGCTAATTATGATGTGCTACCTGTTTTCCTAAATAATCATCTGGCTCAGAAGTACTACAATGGATTTTCAA ATTCCATTTTGTGGCCGCTGTTTCATTACCAGCTGCATGAAATGGTCCGCATGGACAAGGATGACTGGGATGCTTATGTTGAAGTTAACCTCCTCTTTGCTAAAGTTATCACTTCGCAGCTGAATGACGGGGATGTTATCTGGGTTCATGACTATCACTTAATGCTTCTTCCGCAATTCCTCCGTGAAAGCACCCGACAGTCCGGTATTAGCATCAAGATGGGGTTTTTTCTACATACCCCTTTTCCCAGTTCTGAGGTCCTTAGGATCTTAccgatgaagaaaaagatcCTCACAGCCTTGTTGCACTGCGATCTTGTTGGATTTCACACTGAGAGCTATGCAAGGCATTTTCTGGATAGTTGCTCTCAAATTCT CAAACTCCCTACAAGCTCGAGTCATGTGCCGTTTCACGATTCAAATGTGACCGTCGGTGTATTTCCCATCGGTATTGAGCCTGAGCGTTTTGCAGAAACAATTGAGAAAAGCGATGTTCAAGAACGAATCGGAGCCCTCTCGCGAAGATATCAAGGCGCAAAATTGATAGTCAGTGTCGACCGTTTAGACTATATCAAAGGCGTGCCCCAAAAGCTGAAAGCATTGGAAACCTTCTTGACTCAGTATCCTGAATGGGTTGGAAAGGTAGTTTTGATGCAAGTCGCCGTGCCAACGAGAGAAGATGTGGAAGAGTATCAAGGTCTCAAGACGGAAGTCAATGAACTAGTAGGGAGGCTGAATGGGAAACACG GATCGATTGAATTCTCGCCAGTCAGCTTTTTAAACAGGTCACTTGAATTCGAGGAAATTGTCGCGCTTTATGCGGCCTCAGATGTTTGCTTAGTCTCTTCTACTCGAGATGGGATGAATCTAGTGTGTCTGGAGTATATTGCATGTCAGCGTCTGAAACATGGAAGTTTAGTGCTGTCTGAATTTGCAGGCGCTGCAGAGGTTTTGAACGAGGGAATCATCTTTAATCCATGGGATGTGGAGGAATCCGTTAATGCTATTTATGAAGCACTTACTatgggagaggaagaaagatcCAGAATCTTTAAAAGCCAAGAAGAGTTTGTGTTGAGAAATACAAG CGCGGCTTGGGGCAAAGAGTTCACTGACTGCCTTATGAAGGCCTGA